The genomic interval GACCCGATGCCGGAGCACGCCTTGAGGACCCGGGGAAAGGTGTACTCGTCGGGTTCGACGCCCTCTTCCTCCATCTGGTGGTACAGAGCCATGGCGTCCTCGTGGATGCCCAGCTCGACGTAGCCCGAGAGGAGAGAGTTCCATGGGAAAGCGTGGGATTTGTTTCTTTGCGGCATTTGGTCGAAGACGCGGTGGGCCTTCTCGATCTGGCCGCAGGCAGCGTAAAAGCGGACGAGCTTGGAGGAGAGGGAGGCGCTGCGGCGAAGGACCGCGGCGGGGATAAGGCGGTGGAGGCGGGCGCCCTGGCTAAGGGAGCGCATTTGGGTGCATGTCTcgaggagggaggaggagagggagggatCGAAGGGTACGCCGCGGTCGAGGGCGACCTCCAGGTCGGTCAGTAGGCGGTCGAGGGCTTCGGTGCGGGTGATGGGGGGAGGTGGGGGAAGGGGAAAAAGCTGCGGCGCCGGCGAAGTTGATGTCGATCTGGATTGGTAGAGGCGCTGGGGCAGGATTTGGTTGTTTTTCCTTCCCCATCTACTTTTCTTCCTCTTGCGGCCGCCGCTGTTGATGGATGCTAAGCGAGAAGCGATgattaaagaagaagaagaacaagagacAAGAGTGGTCATGTCGATTGCTTGAACCCTGACATTTGATACAATCCATTAAATAATTTCAcaaatacatttttttttaaaaaaattattttggtaTTATTTAGATCGAATTTGAGACAATTTCGACATCACATGATGTTCATGGTGAATTTTTTTCAGCCATTCCTGGAATGTTTGAGACATTCATTTTGTTCAAGTTGGATTTTGTTGCCGGTACTCCGAGTGCCGCCgccgcggcggcggcggcggcggccccGCAGTAGATGCGACCACCACCGCTGCGCCCCGCCAACGAACCGACGACATCTGAAACCCCGGCCATGCCCTGTTTCATGATCTTCGCCCAGTGGACAGTTCCATTCGCTCGCCAAATCTTCTGCTTTCTCATTCTCACGTGGAACGGAATCCTCGGCCTCCGGCACGCCATCATCAACGTCGAGGTCGTCCTCCCAGTCGCGCAGCGCGTGCTCCACGGTGCTCAGCCTCTGGACCAAGTGCAGGATGTGCTTGGCCGGCGGCGGCGAGCAGCGCCTTGAGGAAGTCGACGACCTTCGCTGCCTGGTGTTGCTGGCGGGAGAAGGAGGGTGCGCCGGGGTTCGTCGCTGCCGCCGCCAGCAAGACGGAGGAGAGCTCGCGCAGTCGCGACTCGATCTCCGCCAGGTTCTTGTGCAGAAAAAACGTAGGAGCGTTCCATGCCCGGCCTCTGTCTCGACCTCAACGGCATCTTCATGGTTGGGGTTCCGATTGCTATGGTCGGAGAGGCGGTTCCGGCTCAAAACATTGTTGGAGCTCAGTAGATGATCGGAAGGCCGCGGCTTTTTGAGGATGAAACGAATGGTCACGATTAACACTGACTAGTTCATGATataattaattgatttattaaatttagttaaaaaaatgCTTGAATTTCGTGGGATAATTATAATTTGTTATTTTGTTTATGCGAATTGTAAAATATTAAATTGGTTCAGTCTTTGGACGGAAGGGAGGCGGCGGCCATGGAAGCGATGAGAGAGCTCGAGGCGTTGCAAACTCGCCTACTCCAGCGCATAACCGCGCTCGAGCTCTCTCTTCAGACCCAGTCCCTCTCCATCTCTGTCGATCGCGTCGCCGGCGACGGCGGAGGGACCACGGTGGCGACCCTTTCGGCCATATTGAGGACCCTAGGCGTAGACGACTTTGTCTTCACGCGCGTCCCTGCCGATTACTACGACAGGCCCCTCGAGGCTAGGAGGGACATCCTCGAAGCTGCCTCGGTCGAGCACCTCTGCAAGAGCATTGTGTTGGTATGCTTTCTCCTCTGTCTTTGTTTAGGCATTTCATCATAAAGATCTTGACCGGTCACACTGCGTCTCCGTCTATTCCTCTAGTTGACTTAGTCTTATGTAATGCAACTGATTGCACATTTTATACCTCACTGTACTGATTCTTGTGTATCATCTTGAGTTGGCGATGCATTGCCTTTGTGCGAGCAAACCTGTGTTTTGACGTATTGTGGGTAATTGATTGGCCGGCGTTACCATTTTTACCTAGATCttcataaattaaataaatttcccaACAAAGTCTCTTACACATAGAACGTAACGATGAATTTTCACTTTGTGTTTATGTAATGATTTTAGGAAGAATTAGTGTTTCGTTGTAGTAAAAAAGGTGGAATCTGCCACCCAGCGGCCCCACACGTTCGGTCTCACGACGATATGTGAGGAGGTAAATTAAGAAGTTGTAGTTGGCCACTGCAGGGAGGGTTGTTTGTTCGGCTTTGCCAAGAATCGACCCCTCTCCATTATAGCAAGTTTTGCCTAGCAGTAGCCAATTCAACCCTGCTCGAGGGGCGGGGGCAAGAATTAGTGTTTCATGCACCTATAGAGGCAACCATGAGTGAAGGACAATTTTGGAAAGTTGCAAGGAAGCCTTTGTTGGTACAGCGGAGCCTGCGCTttattaaatttgttagatttaataaatttgctaaattttcttaccattaaggCTGCTTCATCTTCATCGATTGATGCTTCGGAGTCTGGATCGTCCGTTCTTGCCTTCAGGGCGATGTTCTGTCTGGGCTCCTTTGATTctacacatctagattcgtgaagttctaaagtagaaaataaactttctaatgtccttacctctagatctttagaaatataataggAGTCGATAATTGAGAACCATTCGGGTGTCCTTGGTAaaacatttaatgcgtaccttagggAATCTtggtttgttaccttttctctgagattcgtgagtatGGTGATCAACCCCTTCAGTTTGGCGTGCAATTGCTCTACGGATTCTCCTTCTTTTAGCTGGAGGTTCGTTAGTTGGTTCTAGAGAAGATTCCGTCTAGTGAGCTTTGCTTCAGACATTCCTTTGTATAGCTCTAGGAACTTTTCCtaaagttcctttgttgattcgTAGGTGCTGATCCTACTGATTTCTTGAGGTGATAGTACAGTTAGTAGGTAGAATTCGGCTCGTTCATTAGCCACAAAGTTCGCTTGCTCTTTCTTTATCCAAAGGTACTCTTCTTTTTGTTCATCTTTTTGAtcttttggagcttcaaaaccatatttaattattaataaaacttcaaagtgagttttaaagaatacctccatgcgttTTTTTCCAAAACGccaattctccctcgaactttggcggaTAGATGCTCGGTCTGGCCATTGTCTCGGTGCTTctgtcggtggttagtccttctgttctagctctgataccaattgttggtgcaacaggaccgacaagaggggggtgaattgcctgcaaaataaaatagacctttctcgatctttcaactctaattagtagcacaattatactaaattaaattaacaactaaaaagaagaggaaaaataaCTACTTGGTTACAGcctatgtggttgttaatccaaggcaaataaaaatactaaaaagtcttcttcgttgaaggcggagaagcctcttacacttgttGAACGCTCAGAAAGttgttaggaaatgaatacaagagttttTGATTATTTCCTAGgtttaggggtctttttatagcccctggaacaAGTTATCCGCAGCTTGAAGGCCCCTCCaatgaggtccaaggcgcctccaatgaggtccAAAGCGCTTTCCATTAGATACAGTTTTATCCgtcgaggataaaactttatcctcggcTAACGGCTAGCGAATGCACCTTTAAAGGTTGGAAGGCGTCTTCATACTGTTCATTGAAGACGCCTTCTAGCCATGGAAAGCTCCTTCCACTAGGCAACTCAGCTCAAAGCTGATCTCTTCGTGTAGTTTTTCGCGTAGGTGATTCTCCGGCTAACCGgaattgagctcactcgaacttaactctgaccttctcctcgagcaaacttccttcccggcttctcgtccctcgaacgccgcacacgtccttcttgtccgttggtgtactcttctgcagcatctcatccttcggatgcatcgagcccgtcgactcccttcccgtgccatccttttcgCTAGCCACGTCTGCcgtttgacttcttgtgttcctaagctcctgcacacttaaacataaggatcaaacacaacaggaccttactgaacttggttgatcatatcaaacctATCCTCGAGCTACTACCAGCCTTTTTGATGGTTACATAGATGCCAGTCCTGACATTCTTCCTAGATAGAGTGTGTGACCTTCACTAACTGGTTAGTTGAATAGACCAATTTGTTGACCCTATGAAcactactaaaaaaaaaaatgtttgagctAATAGTGTTTGGCTAGAGAGTGAATTAAGTTGAAGTAGCATTTAAATTCAGGCTTCTAGAAAGTATCTAAGGAGCATTTTTAAGATCACAATTTTTCAATATTCATCAGCAGATATATGCctcattaaaaattctttttcagcAAAGAGTCTTCCATGAGTTAAAGCCAATATTAAAGTTATCCTCTTATTAGTGCCTTCTCTATCTATCCTTTGTGACTGAAGAACCTAAAATGTTATGTTCCAACATAACACTATAGTTAAATTTTGGATACTCAATCACATTTTAGCTGTTCATTGCTAAAATATGGCCTTTTACTAGCTTCCGTGTGTTGGGATGCTTAAGTAATAACATGAGAATATTCAATTGTTCTTTAGGTGAATACCCAAGCTCCTGCTAATATTACTGACTGCAGCAATCCCAACAATTCAAAATACTATGTTGTTGTAATTCAGGTAATTTTACATTTCATCAATATGGTGACATTTTCTTTTACTACTCTGTTTTAAATAGATTACTAACTTGGTTGCAGTACGCTGCTCGACTTAATGCTGAAAATATAAAGAATTTTCTTTACAATCTCAATGAGAATAAGGTTCCAAAGAAGAAGTTCAACAGTGagttttaatttacttatataagACCTGCTTGATGTATTGGCTGATTAGATGCACATGATCAAGTGACTCTCACTGTTTTCCTGATTAATTGTACCACCATAGTAATTAAATCCTGTGCAGTTCCTATCTTTGTATTAGTTATGGTGCAAAATGATAGATGAAGCTACCTTTCTTTTCTTGTACTAGATATGAAGCTacaagaattttgaaattttgtccGTAAGCAGCAAAATATTGGTAAATTGCTCATAATGCTTAGCATGGAATGAAACATGAGAAATTTTGCTAGAAAATGATGACAATATATTTTGCAGGCTACCACTGAGAGTATTTGTATTAGAAAATTGAAAATCTTAGAAATTGCATATTCTGGTTCATTTTGCGACTAGAATTGTAAGTATctggggtagttttgatgtggccaaccgagttaagttagacttTGCGGTTTTgatcccttgtgtctaagtaaaCAGGGCTTAGGAACACACAGCGAgtaagaaggatgacatgggaagtgtGTCGACGGATTCAATGCATCCGAATGACGAGGAGatgtgaaagagtacaccggtggatgagaaggacgtgtgcgacacttttgagggacgagaagctgggaagTAAGTCttcttgaggagaaggtcggagttgggttccgGCGAGCTCAACTCTGGACGGTCGGAGTATCACCCAAACAACCGGATGAGAAAATAGTCAACTCTGAGTTGATCGTGTCCACTCACCCGGACCAAATCCAGGCACCCGAACTCCAGGCGCTCGGTCCAGGTGCCCCGACTGTTCCGCTACGACAGTGAGCTGTTGTCGTGAAGAGGATCAGCATAGAGTCCACGTCAACTGACTCTAGGCGCTCGGATCAGATCCAGACGCTAGGGAAGCAAAGATCTGTTGGAAAGAAGCCGTTGCAGAGTGGATCGAGTCAACTAAGTCTAGGCGCCTTGGTGCTCGATGTTAAGTACGACACACTCTGTACTCGAGTTCCTTTTCTGTTTTTAAGTCTGCACTTTCAATGATTGTAAGAGGCTGCTCCGTCTTCTTCAACGGAGATCTTTTATGGAGTGTTCATCGTTTTGGATTATTAACCTCtccggttgcaaaccaagtaaattcggaGTCTCTTCTTACTTCACTTTTTGTTTATGTTAATTATCTTTTTTGTTTAATTAATGTGTGTCCTTGTTAAATTCCATAGCAAgagaaagttttaatttatattacaaggctattcaccccctctagccaatcTATCTGGACCTACAGTTGGTATCAAAACCAGATCGTTCTAGAAGGATTAACCGCCAACTAAAGCAAGAAGatgatggccggatctaacatctaCTTGCCAAAGTTCGAGGCGGAGTTCGTGCTTTGGAAGCGCAAaatgaaggtattctttaaaaccaatttcgatattttactttctattaaatatggttttgcagtacCCGAGGATGAGAATGGAGAAGACAAGGAAGAACACCAGTGAAATAAAAAATAGCAGACTGTTCATGGCAAACAGTAAGGCCGAGTTCCACCTCTTGAGCGTGCTACCATCTCAAAAAGTCAATCGGATCAGAGCCTACGACTTCGCCAAAgtcctctgggagaaattcctagagctgcATGAAGGTACCAGTGAAGCAAAACTGGCCAAGAGAGATATTCTCAGAAACCAACTCAACAACCTCTGGCTTGAAAAGAGAGAAACGGTTGCTCAGCTACATGCCAAGATGAAAGAGTTGATCATTGGAGTCACCAATTtcggagaaatggtaacaaatcgagactcgTTAAGATATGTACTTAATGCCTTCCCGAGGACCCCAGACTGGACATCGTTAGTAGActcatactacatctctaaggatcttgacgtaagtaccttagaaagtttattttccacCTTAGAATTATACGAAACTCGATGTGCAGACTAAGAAAGGAAAATGAGCCAAATCAGAATCTAGCACTTAAAGCCAAGAAGATCAAGCTGGATTCAGAATTATCACTCGACGAAAAcaaagaagcgtacatggtaaggaaatttaaaaagtttttaaatctaGCAATTTTGATAAGTCACAGGCTAAGAAGCTTCTGTGGAACAAAAGAAAAGTATGATGCTACAACTGTTATGAGGAGGGACACATCAAAGACAACTGTCCAAAACTAAAGagcaaagaaaaggaaaaagacaaaggGCTAAGACgatcgaagcacaagaatctaaaaggtACGTGGGATGAATCGTCATTAGAGTCTAAGGTGGAGGCATACGCCgtacttgcactaatggcaagtcactaagaaaaaaaaaacaacgagTGCATGtttgagatgagcatcgatgaagggggagcattaaACTACGAGTCTGacacggtaagtgaggtacgtcttCTACTCTCGACCAATTATATGAAGGTATTAAATAATTATCTAGATCTTTGTACAAACTCAGATCTAAGTATATAGAATTAAAAAAGGATAACAttgatttgaaaagtaacttagcaaaTGCATGCCCTTTAGAACATTTTGATAATCTCAAAATTGAAAATGcaaagttaaaagataaaatagaattattagaaGAGAATTCTGTATGTTAAAATCTTGTTAatattcaaattttagaaattataaatggcTTAATTGGTATTTAAGAAACCATAGGGGTCAAATTCTAAAAGTTGCTAAAAATTAtattccttaaaaatatttaataaatccAGCAGCTTGGAATTTATTCTGGGTTCCAAAATCCATCTTGACATGTTAAACTTTTATATAAAGTAAGCTAGAAATTTGAATTGTTTTGATTTATTAACATTTTAGGTtcgaatttaattaggttttaattttTCTATGATAGACAAAAGTATTTTCtcctaattttcaaaattttttgagggttatattatttttatgaatttattaacgaaaattagatttttaaaataaaaaattctcaaagatttatttttgaagagcttaattttttttgaataaacattttattcaatatcaaaatagattttttatcataaattttggaaaatatatatttctgtcttaaaatatttattttgataataaagaaaatagtattttcatttaaaatttttattctaaTCCGAATGTTTCTGAATAATATttgcaaaaattttcaaaaatttaaaataaaatttaaattatttttagtaaAATTGGGGATtaattgttaaaaattattttccttgaaAAATAATTTCGGTAAAAATGTATATTCTTGTATATTCTTTTTACAACCCTTAgccaattttttaaatatttttctttttcatatttttcctaATGTTTTTTTTATGTGGTCGAACGGGGAGAAATTAGAGAGATTAAGTTATAGGGGAGATTGcaaaatttgatatattttgcTGGTACTTATTGCAAAATTATTTCTTGTACTAAATTATTAAtatatttgttttaaaacaaataaattgttttattGTTTGATTATCCTAACTTAATTCggtttgatgcacatcaaaaagagggagattgtaagtCTCCggtgtagttttgatgtggtcaacctagttaagttaggttttgcagttttaattccttgtgtctaagtgtgcaaggacttaggaacataagaagttgaaTGGAAGATGCAacgagcgagaaggatgacacgggaagtaaGTCGATggactcagtgcatccgagggaagaggagctgcggaagagtacaccgatggataaGAAGGACGTGCGTGGCgctttcgagggacaagaagtcggggaggaagtctgctcgaggaaaaggtcagAGTTAAGTTCGGGTGAACTCTCAACTCTTGATGGCGGCAGTATCACCCAAACGACTGGATGAGAAAATGGTCAACTCTGAGTTGACCGTGCCCGGGCGCTCGGATCTGGACCaaatccaggcgctcggactctAGGTGCCCGGACTGGGTCTAGGAGGCTGGACTATTCCGCCACGACAATGAGCGGTTGCCGT from Zingiber officinale cultivar Zhangliang chromosome 6B, Zo_v1.1, whole genome shotgun sequence carries:
- the LOC121992895 gene encoding uncharacterized protein LOC121992895, with amino-acid sequence MEAMRELEALQTRLLQRITALELSLQTQSLSISVDRVAGDGGGTTVATLSAILRTLGVDDFVFTRVPADYYDRPLEARRDILEAASVEHLCKSIVLVNTQAPANITDCSNPNNSKYYVVVIQYAARLNAENIKNFLYNLNENKVPKKKFNMRLAPEEESLKLTGFAHNAVTCIGMETDIPVILDEAITKLKPNFFWLGGGEVDLKLGIRTSQFINAVKPFIVNCCS